One region of uncultured Sulfurimonas sp. genomic DNA includes:
- a CDS encoding efflux RND transporter periplasmic adaptor subunit produces MKTKLLSAILLSTILLFSSCSDEKPKQVKKEIPPLSVNIITVKKEAIPIWKQYTGTTKASSDQEVRARVPGILKKIYFKDGDSVKKGQRLFMIEQDEYIAARDAAKAKKAQDEASLKLANADVARYEPLVKEGLAPRATLEQYQAKQAELKAIIAGDIAQIKKAQIELSYTMVRAPISGKVSSRRVDVGNLVGQGEATLLTTIMSVDPIYVYFSPSQDDVRMFEKYKNKERPDAFIELNGHDENLRLDGFVDFSNNEVDSLTSTITMRATISNKDEKVLSGTFVYVNIFVNDKYDFLMIPPEIIFADQLGNYVYVVDKDSKASRVYIETGYASKYYVSVTSGLKDGDKVIVSALVKLKNSIVVAPNDVTDTHGIKAILDKNRLIPKE; encoded by the coding sequence ATGAAAACAAAGCTTTTAAGTGCAATCTTACTCTCCACGATTCTTCTCTTTAGTTCATGTTCAGATGAAAAACCAAAACAAGTTAAAAAAGAGATTCCACCACTTAGCGTAAACATAATTACAGTAAAAAAAGAAGCTATTCCTATTTGGAAGCAATACACTGGAACTACAAAAGCAAGTTCTGATCAAGAAGTAAGAGCTAGAGTCCCTGGCATCTTAAAAAAGATTTACTTTAAAGATGGAGACAGCGTAAAAAAAGGTCAAAGACTTTTTATGATAGAGCAAGACGAATATATAGCCGCTAGAGATGCCGCAAAAGCTAAAAAGGCTCAAGATGAGGCCTCATTAAAACTAGCCAATGCTGATGTTGCAAGATACGAACCTCTTGTAAAAGAGGGACTTGCTCCTCGTGCTACGCTAGAACAATACCAAGCAAAACAAGCTGAACTCAAAGCCATTATAGCTGGAGATATAGCACAAATAAAAAAAGCACAGATAGAACTTAGTTACACAATGGTTCGTGCACCAATTAGTGGAAAAGTTAGTTCAAGAAGAGTTGATGTTGGAAATCTCGTAGGTCAAGGTGAAGCTACACTTCTAACAACCATAATGAGTGTTGATCCCATATATGTTTATTTTTCTCCATCTCAAGATGATGTACGAATGTTTGAAAAATATAAAAATAAAGAAAGACCTGACGCATTTATAGAACTAAATGGTCACGATGAAAATCTTAGACTTGATGGTTTTGTAGATTTTTCAAACAATGAAGTTGACTCTTTAACTTCTACCATAACTATGAGAGCTACTATTTCAAACAAAGATGAAAAAGTACTTTCTGGCACTTTTGTTTATGTAAATATTTTTGTAAATGATAAGTATGATTTTTTAATGATTCCTCCTGAGATTATATTTGCAGATCAACTTGGAAACTATGTTTATGTAGTGGATAAGGATAGTAAAGCCTCAAGAGTATATATAGAAACAGGATATGCATCCAAATATTATGTAAGTGTAACAAGTGGTCTAAAAGATGGCGATAAAGTTATAGTATCTGCTCTTGTAAAACTTAAAAATTCTATAGTAGTAGCTCCAAATGATGTTACAGATACTCATGGAATAAAAGCTATTTTAGATAAAAATAGACTTATTCCAAAAGAATAA
- the hemL gene encoding glutamate-1-semialdehyde 2,1-aminomutase, translated as MSTQASSKAFEQAQKLIPGGVNSPVRAFSSVGGTPLFITEGEGAYLTDVDGNKYVDYVQSWGPLLFGHRDESIESAVIDAVKHGLSFGAPTQAETDLAELVVSMFDSIDKIRFVSSGTEAVMSAIRLARGFTSRDDIVKFTGCYHGHSDALLVEAGSGAATFGNPSSPGVPADFTKHTLLATYNDIESVKKCFADSNDIACIIIEPIAGNMGLVPADKEFLAQLRELCDANGTLLIFDEVMSGFRASVNGAESITGTKPDIVTLGKVIGGGMPVGAFGARAEIMAKLSPEGPVYQAGTLSGNPVAMAAGFASLNKLKNNASIINVLNLRAKRLVEGMREAASECGVPMQIDTRGSMFGFFFNDKPVKNFADACNSDAKLFAAFHAGMIKEGFYFACSLYETGFISTAVTDEMIEDTIKASAKVLKEITNA; from the coding sequence ATGAGTACACAAGCATCGTCAAAAGCATTTGAACAAGCACAAAAATTGATTCCAGGTGGAGTTAACTCTCCTGTTAGAGCATTTTCAAGCGTTGGTGGAACACCACTCTTTATCACTGAAGGTGAGGGTGCTTATTTAACTGATGTAGATGGAAATAAATATGTTGATTATGTTCAAAGTTGGGGTCCACTTCTTTTTGGACATAGAGATGAAAGTATAGAATCAGCAGTTATAGATGCTGTAAAACATGGGCTTAGTTTTGGTGCTCCAACTCAAGCTGAAACAGATTTAGCTGAGTTAGTTGTTTCTATGTTTGACTCTATTGATAAGATACGTTTTGTAAGTAGCGGAACAGAAGCAGTTATGAGTGCTATTCGTTTAGCGCGTGGTTTTACTTCTCGCGATGATATTGTAAAGTTTACTGGATGCTATCATGGTCATAGCGATGCACTTTTGGTTGAAGCAGGAAGCGGTGCTGCTACTTTTGGAAATCCAAGTAGCCCTGGAGTTCCAGCTGACTTTACAAAACATACTCTTTTAGCTACCTACAATGACATAGAGAGTGTAAAAAAATGTTTTGCTGATTCTAATGACATTGCTTGTATTATCATCGAGCCAATTGCTGGAAATATGGGGCTTGTTCCAGCTGATAAAGAGTTCTTAGCACAGCTTAGAGAACTTTGTGATGCAAACGGAACTCTACTTATTTTTGATGAAGTTATGAGTGGGTTTCGTGCATCTGTAAATGGTGCTGAATCAATCACAGGAACAAAACCAGATATAGTAACTCTTGGTAAAGTTATCGGTGGTGGAATGCCTGTTGGTGCTTTTGGAGCACGTGCAGAGATTATGGCTAAACTATCTCCAGAGGGTCCAGTATATCAAGCAGGTACACTTAGTGGAAATCCAGTTGCAATGGCAGCAGGGTTTGCATCACTAAATAAACTAAAAAACAATGCATCTATTATAAATGTTTTAAATCTTCGTGCTAAAAGACTTGTAGAGGGTATGAGAGAAGCTGCATCTGAGTGTGGAGTACCTATGCAGATTGACACAAGAGGAAGTATGTTTGGTTTCTTTTTTAACGATAAACCTGTTAAAAACTTTGCAGATGCTTGTAACTCAGATGCAAAACTTTTTGCTGCTTTTCATGCAGGAATGATTAAAGAAGGTTTTTATTTTGCTTGTTCACTTTATGAGACAGGTTTTATCTCAACTGCTGTAACTGATGAAATGATTGAAGATACTATAAAAGCAAGTGCAAAGGTTCTTAAAGAGATTACAAATGCCTAA
- a CDS encoding AtpZ/AtpI family protein, with amino-acid sequence MPNQTKEETKDDSLEKIKNRLDEKENHKPRIKPIIEAADSLSLGISMVVAVAMGVGIGYLLRSLTSISWLFWVGVFIGIAAAILNVYKAYSKQYKAYEDLAKEPRYAIKKQLDDEDEDYGAKGY; translated from the coding sequence ATGCCTAATCAAACAAAAGAAGAAACAAAAGATGATTCTCTTGAAAAAATTAAAAACAGACTAGATGAAAAAGAGAATCATAAACCTAGAATAAAACCAATAATAGAAGCTGCCGATAGTTTATCTCTTGGCATCTCTATGGTTGTAGCTGTTGCTATGGGTGTTGGTATTGGGTATCTTCTTCGTAGTCTTACTTCAATTTCTTGGTTGTTTTGGGTTGGTGTTTTTATTGGTATAGCTGCGGCTATATTAAATGTATATAAGGCATATTCAAAACAGTATAAAGCATATGAAGATTTAGCAAAAGAACCTAGATATGCAATAAAAAAACAGCTAGATGATGAAGATGAGGATTATGGTGCAAAAGGGTATTAA
- the rpoD gene encoding RNA polymerase sigma factor RpoD: MTAKELNKALDSFFADRKSKDCATYESLIALFDKQPTAAQAKNIHKLMLKHKTCLYTSSEHAKKLNDREAEARRDAQRKMLANNETDSFDILKEHELLEWSRSDSPVRMYLREMGQIPLLTKEEEIEISKKIEGGESIIIDAICSVPYLIRFILDYKEPLINRERRVKELFKSFEDEKEDGDDSDSDSDENEDDNSTFTAKDKGRVEKVTTSFKALEKAKKEWVKLAEKAPEDLDGEATFEVVQYFLNVTFKKSVLKEKLLDLGPTSKLINELVKAMETALKSDDGYDKELKRLEYKLPLFNSTLRANHKVVVEKICDLSKEDISGMVPEATMVSTYMEIKKLVQTKEASKNSFDMEPEKLLDILEQIKRGKNISEISKTKMAKSNLRLVVSIAKRYTNRGLPFLDLIQEGNIGLMKAVDKFEYQKGYKFSTYATWWIRQAISRAIADQARTIRIPIHMIETINRINKIMRKHLQEHGKEPDVDMIAQEVGLSVEKVKNVIKITKEPISLEAPIGNEDDGRFGDFIEDKSSISPSDAILKDDLRVQIEGVLEQLNEREKAVIKLRFGIMDDESDRTLEEIGKELSVTRERVRQIESSAIKKLKHPKVGRKLKSYIEE; encoded by the coding sequence ATGACAGCAAAAGAACTCAACAAAGCCCTCGACTCATTTTTTGCAGATCGCAAGTCAAAAGATTGTGCAACATACGAGTCTCTAATAGCACTTTTTGATAAACAGCCCACCGCAGCACAAGCTAAAAACATTCATAAGTTAATGCTAAAACATAAAACATGTCTTTACACATCAAGTGAACATGCTAAAAAATTAAATGACAGAGAAGCTGAAGCTAGAAGAGATGCTCAAAGAAAGATGTTAGCTAACAATGAAACAGATAGTTTCGACATCTTAAAAGAACATGAACTCCTTGAATGGTCACGCTCTGATTCACCTGTTCGTATGTACCTACGTGAAATGGGACAGATTCCTCTCTTAACTAAAGAAGAAGAGATTGAAATATCAAAAAAAATCGAAGGTGGTGAGAGCATAATCATAGATGCTATCTGTTCTGTTCCTTATCTTATTAGATTTATTCTTGATTATAAAGAACCTCTTATCAATCGTGAGAGAAGAGTTAAAGAGTTATTTAAAAGCTTTGAAGATGAAAAGGAAGATGGAGACGATTCAGACTCTGATTCAGATGAAAATGAAGATGATAACTCAACATTTACAGCTAAAGATAAAGGTAGAGTAGAAAAAGTTACTACTAGCTTTAAAGCACTTGAAAAAGCTAAAAAAGAGTGGGTTAAATTAGCTGAAAAAGCTCCTGAAGATCTTGATGGTGAAGCTACTTTTGAAGTAGTTCAATATTTTTTAAATGTAACATTTAAAAAATCAGTTCTTAAAGAGAAACTTTTAGACCTTGGACCTACTTCTAAACTCATAAATGAACTTGTAAAAGCAATGGAAACTGCGCTTAAGAGTGATGATGGTTATGACAAAGAACTTAAAAGACTTGAGTACAAACTCCCACTTTTTAATTCTACTCTAAGAGCTAATCATAAAGTAGTTGTAGAGAAAATTTGTGACCTTTCAAAAGAAGATATTTCTGGAATGGTACCTGAAGCTACAATGGTTAGCACGTACATGGAAATCAAAAAACTTGTTCAAACAAAAGAGGCATCTAAAAACAGTTTCGATATGGAACCTGAAAAACTTCTTGATATTTTAGAGCAGATAAAACGTGGTAAAAATATATCTGAAATCTCCAAAACTAAAATGGCAAAATCTAACCTTAGACTTGTTGTATCTATAGCTAAAAGATATACAAATCGTGGATTACCTTTCCTTGACCTTATTCAAGAAGGTAACATTGGTCTTATGAAAGCTGTTGATAAGTTTGAGTATCAAAAAGGTTATAAATTTTCTACTTATGCAACTTGGTGGATTCGTCAAGCAATCTCTCGTGCGATAGCTGATCAGGCAAGAACTATTCGTATTCCTATTCATATGATAGAGACTATTAACCGCATCAACAAAATTATGCGTAAACATCTTCAAGAACATGGTAAAGAGCCAGATGTTGATATGATTGCACAAGAAGTTGGTTTATCGGTTGAAAAAGTCAAAAATGTTATCAAGATAACAAAAGAACCTATCTCTCTTGAAGCACCTATTGGTAATGAAGATGATGGTAGATTTGGTGACTTTATAGAAGATAAATCTTCTATCTCTCCATCAGATGCTATCCTCAAAGATGACCTTAGAGTTCAGATAGAAGGTGTTTTAGAGCAGTTAAATGAAAGAGAAAAAGCTGTTATAAAACTTCGTTTTGGAATCATGGATGATGAGAGTGATAGAACTTTAGAAGAAATCGGAAAAGAACTTAGTGTTACTCGCGAACGTGTTCGTCAGATAGAATCAAGTGCTATCAAAAAACTTAAACATCCTAAAGTAGGTAGAAAACTTAAAAGTTATATAGAAGAGTAG
- a CDS encoding flagellar hook-basal body protein, with the protein MQSGYYSSAAGMVTQFNRLDTIANNLSNVNTVGFKEDNLVVGDFQRLYKEARDELPNENHSEDGAEFINRAMTKAPQIVDAYTDFTIGNTQRTDNDMDFALSREGLFFLVKTPQGVRLTRDGSFTKDDEGRLVTKSGYEVLPNDYFESGGNITFNSDENIIKVDKQGQMYKNIPNSVNLVQGSKLFIAQPENMALLKKEGDNLYRYEGTRELNSQNETESVIQGFVEKSNVNPVKMMTQMIETNRLVGMYQKAMDAQMNDMNNDAINKLAKKA; encoded by the coding sequence ATGCAAAGCGGATACTATAGTTCAGCAGCTGGTATGGTTACACAATTTAATCGTTTAGATACCATTGCTAATAATCTTTCAAATGTTAATACGGTCGGATTTAAAGAAGACAATCTTGTTGTAGGTGATTTTCAGCGTTTATATAAAGAAGCTAGGGATGAGCTTCCAAATGAAAATCACTCAGAAGATGGAGCAGAATTTATCAATCGTGCTATGACAAAAGCTCCTCAAATAGTAGATGCATATACTGATTTTACTATTGGCAATACTCAACGCACTGATAATGATATGGATTTTGCACTCTCAAGAGAAGGATTGTTTTTTTTAGTAAAAACACCTCAGGGAGTAAGACTTACAAGGGATGGTTCTTTTACAAAAGATGACGAGGGAAGACTTGTAACAAAGAGTGGTTATGAGGTTTTACCAAATGATTATTTTGAATCTGGTGGAAATATAACTTTTAATAGTGATGAGAACATTATAAAAGTAGATAAACAAGGTCAAATGTATAAAAATATTCCAAATAGTGTTAATCTTGTTCAAGGCTCAAAACTATTTATAGCACAGCCTGAGAATATGGCACTTCTTAAAAAAGAAGGTGATAATCTTTATAGATATGAAGGAACTAGAGAGTTAAACTCTCAAAATGAAACAGAATCTGTAATACAAGGTTTTGTGGAAAAGAGTAATGTCAATCCTGTAAAGATGATGACTCAGATGATAGAAACAAATCGTTTAGTAGGAATGTATCAAAAAGCAATGGATGCACAAATGAACGACATGAACAATGACGCGATAAACAAACTAGCTAAGAAAGCTTAA
- the flgG gene encoding flagellar basal-body rod protein FlgG, protein MMQSLYTASTGMLGMQTQIDTTANNIANVNTIGFKKSRAEFADLMYQVMQYAGTATSDVTKSPTGIEVGLGVRATAINKIFSEGSLKQTDNQLDIAITGRGFFKLELPDGTEVYSRNGAFKVDDNGTIVNSDGYTLVPQIVIPEDATDVSIGTDGTVSVIQPGQTQAAVVGQILLSNYINPAGLHSLGDNLYIETDSSGQPVEGTPGVDGLGDLRQGFVELSNVELVVELTDLITGQRAYDSNSKVITTSDEMLQTTNSLKR, encoded by the coding sequence ATGATGCAATCACTTTATACTGCCTCTACAGGAATGTTGGGGATGCAAACACAGATAGATACTACGGCAAATAATATCGCCAATGTTAATACTATAGGCTTTAAAAAATCTCGTGCAGAGTTCGCGGACTTAATGTATCAAGTTATGCAATACGCTGGAACAGCTACAAGTGATGTAACAAAGAGTCCAACTGGTATAGAAGTAGGGCTTGGAGTAAGAGCAACTGCGATAAATAAAATCTTTTCAGAAGGAAGTCTTAAGCAGACTGACAATCAACTCGATATAGCCATAACAGGTAGAGGTTTTTTCAAACTTGAACTTCCTGATGGGACAGAGGTTTATAGTAGAAATGGTGCATTTAAAGTTGATGACAATGGAACAATAGTAAATAGTGATGGTTATACTCTAGTCCCTCAAATAGTAATCCCAGAAGATGCTACAGATGTAAGTATAGGTACAGATGGTACAGTTAGTGTTATTCAACCTGGACAAACACAAGCTGCGGTAGTTGGTCAAATCTTGCTTTCAAACTATATAAATCCAGCAGGTCTTCACTCTCTTGGTGATAACTTATATATCGAAACAGACTCTTCTGGACAGCCAGTTGAAGGGACTCCAGGTGTTGATGGTCTTGGAGATTTAAGACAAGGTTTTGTTGAGCTTAGTAATGTTGAGCTTGTTGTAGAACTTACTGACCTTATTACAGGGCAACGTGCTTATGATTCTAACTCAAAAGTAATAACAACAAGTGATGAGATGCTACAAACTACAAATAGCCTTAAACGATAG
- a CDS encoding GGDEF domain-containing protein, whose amino-acid sequence MENFSLLHYSLVFLIVLLLISLYFNIKQRKQAKEREESDLVLIKKAYFDAETNLPNKNNIEIIINEQIARASRHKKSFIVASIKVLNYHEINIRSKSRAQELIIESSDRLLNSIRNEDILSRICDNGFIIVFNEYLEEENLNIILKRINLAFEEQFKHDRGSLNVQVSIGKSIYPHDATESQELINDAVRKSLN is encoded by the coding sequence GTGGAAAATTTTAGTTTATTGCATTACTCTTTAGTTTTTTTAATAGTTTTACTTTTAATTAGCCTTTATTTTAATATAAAGCAGAGAAAACAAGCTAAAGAGCGTGAAGAAAGTGACTTAGTTCTTATTAAAAAAGCATACTTCGATGCAGAAACTAATCTTCCAAATAAAAACAACATTGAGATTATAATAAATGAACAAATTGCTAGAGCTTCTAGACATAAAAAATCTTTTATTGTAGCTTCTATAAAAGTACTAAATTACCATGAAATAAACATTAGATCAAAATCAAGAGCACAAGAACTTATCATAGAATCTAGCGATAGATTACTTAACTCTATACGAAATGAAGATATACTCTCACGCATCTGTGACAATGGTTTTATTATCGTATTTAACGAGTATCTTGAAGAAGAAAATCTAAATATTATTTTAAAAAGAATCAATCTAGCTTTTGAAGAACAATTTAAACACGATAGAGGTAGTTTAAATGTTCAAGTAAGTATAGGAAAAAGTATATATCCCCATGATGCTACAGAATCTCAAGAGCTTATAAACGACGCTGTTCGTAAATCTTTGAACTAG